In one window of Aphidius gifuensis isolate YNYX2018 linkage group LG4, ASM1490517v1, whole genome shotgun sequence DNA:
- the LOC122854069 gene encoding uncharacterized protein in vnfD 5'region-like: MFKITSTSCRITTFVSNKKLGLTNFCFLSKKKLPAKVMDTQFNKFIYRTTRDFHNDRIADEFETKPIYESSTLEKNFDKLIGASKIKQVIESGYYVDKTKYFQEMIEGYLGYFIIRPKHFGKSLMLDTISEICEGKKNKQLFKNTAIGQSPTYEWKKYAVFKFDFSKLNNESEEQFELALLNQMKENCKKYNIKHRESVGIMSLMHDMREGVANLKNGYESRAVVLIDEYQAPLNNCQNKNKIIRIMRHFFCNLKGKAMVLVTGSSRFGLADIFSPAHNLFDATLYGDVSAICGFTKSELTEVFEDKITEMHR, from the exons ATGTTCAAAATTACATCAACCTCGTGTCGAATCACAACATTTGTTTCAAACAAAAAGTTAGGTCTTACTAATTTTTGTTtcctatcgaaaaaaaaactcccag cgAAAGTAATGGAtactcaatttaataaatttatctatagAACTACTAGAGATTTTCATAATGACCGA ATTGCTGACGAATTTGAAACCAAGCCAATCTATGAGTCAAGTACtttggaaaaaaat tttgataaattaattggaGCCAGTAAAATTAAACAGGTCATTGAGAGTGGATACTATGtggataaaacaaaatatttccaaGAAATGATTGAAGGATACCTTGGTTATTTTATAATACGACCAAAACATTTTGGAAAGTCACTGATGCTGGATACCATTTCTGAAATAtgtgaaggaaaaaaaaataaacaattatttaaaaacactgCTATTGGACAATCACCAACATATGAATGGAAAAAGTATgcagtttttaaatttgatttttcaaaactaaatAATGAATCAGAAGAACAATTTGAATTGgctttattaaatcaaatgaaggaaaattgtaaaaaatataatattaaacataGAGAATCTGTTGGCATAATGTCACTTATGCATGATATGCGAGAAGGTGTTGCCAATCTAAAAAATGGCTATGAATCTAGAGCAGTAGTACTCATTGATGAGTACCAAGCAccattaaataattgtcaaaataaaaataaaataattcgtaTTATgcgtcattttttttgtaatttaaaaggTAAGGCAATGGTATTGGTAACTGGTTCCTCAAGATTTGGATTGGCAGATATTTTTTCTCCAGCTCATAATTTATTCGATGCCACACTATATGGAGACGTAAGTGCCATTTGTGGCTTCACAAAATCAGAGCTGACTGAAGTTTTTGAAGATAAGATTACTGAAATGCATCGATAA
- the LOC122855798 gene encoding dynein regulatory complex subunit 7-like, producing MASIEEDDESYQPESSDYKLNEFDDSLITKANLKIQIQHERLQQMDKELGLIKLSWPTNGSYDPGSSIQLPSTYQSNNEKEKLLLWYAENFRKQYKIIHPQRKPIVLAVENECNIQKFVSTSIRPSTLPYPEFQTWHGSAKFVSDYVTYEPMRRPLSLVSFHILNLIIF from the exons ATGGCGTCAATTGAGGAAGATGATGAATCTTATCAGCCTGAATCCTcggattataaattaaatgaatttgatgATAGCTTAATTACAAAAGCAAAcctaaaaattcaaattcaacATGAAAGATTACAACAAATGGATAAAGAACttggtttaataaaattatcatggcCAACAAATGGATCTTACGATCCAGGATCATCGATTCAGCTACCATCAACCTATCAATCaaacaatgaaaaagaaaaattattattatggtaTGCTGAAAATTTTcgtaaacaatataaaattattcatcctCAACGTAAACCAATTGTTCTTGCTGTTGAAAACGAGTGCAACATTCAG AAATTTGTATCAACGAGTATTAGACCAAGTACACTGCCATATCCGGAATTCCAAACTTGGCATGGTTCTGCAAAATTTGTCAGCGATTATGTTACATACGAGCCAATGAGGAGACCCCTTTCATTGGTAAGTTTTCATATTCTTAatctaattattttctaa